One stretch of Nocardioides perillae DNA includes these proteins:
- a CDS encoding radical SAM protein produces MTSTTLPDPALPASPPPGFPATARLVDGGDMDCGSGLLLLITRAMRRLDDGDLLAIRSAEPSVLVDLPAWADMVGNDVASQAAETEQGPWWFAVRKGSATVTVFSQGERTPVGHRLWVYTNFDCNLACLYCCAESSPKAAARRVDVDTARQVFAEFAEMGGREVYLTGGEPFMHPELGELVKAAEGFERTVLTNAMIFGRGNRRAVLEEMDRSVLLQVSLDSAGPELHDRQRGKGSWARALDGIGLAHSLGFRVRVAATMFDEDPEGVAALHARLDQEGIAAEDRVIRPVAAEGFAETGIHVSLENLEPEPTLTADGAWWHPVAVTDPHMRIADSPLPLAEVFGVVEDILDVQGAAAASGREVFRCA; encoded by the coding sequence GTGACCTCCACCACGCTGCCCGACCCCGCGCTGCCCGCGAGCCCGCCCCCCGGGTTCCCCGCCACGGCGCGCCTCGTCGACGGCGGCGACATGGACTGCGGCAGCGGGCTGCTGCTGCTCATCACCCGCGCGATGCGCCGCCTCGACGACGGCGATCTGCTCGCCATCCGCAGCGCGGAGCCGAGCGTGCTGGTCGACCTGCCGGCCTGGGCCGACATGGTCGGCAACGACGTGGCCTCGCAGGCCGCGGAGACCGAGCAGGGCCCGTGGTGGTTCGCGGTGCGCAAGGGCTCGGCCACGGTCACGGTCTTCAGCCAGGGCGAGCGCACCCCGGTCGGCCACCGGCTCTGGGTCTACACCAACTTCGACTGCAACCTCGCCTGCCTCTACTGCTGCGCGGAGTCCTCGCCGAAGGCGGCCGCGCGGCGCGTCGACGTCGACACCGCCCGCCAGGTCTTCGCCGAGTTCGCCGAGATGGGCGGCCGCGAGGTCTACCTCACCGGCGGCGAGCCCTTCATGCACCCCGAGCTCGGCGAGCTGGTCAAGGCCGCGGAGGGCTTCGAGCGCACCGTGCTGACCAACGCGATGATCTTCGGCCGCGGCAACCGGCGGGCGGTGCTGGAGGAGATGGACCGCTCGGTGCTGCTGCAGGTCAGCCTCGACTCCGCCGGGCCGGAGCTGCACGACCGGCAGCGCGGCAAGGGCTCGTGGGCCCGCGCGCTCGACGGCATCGGGCTGGCCCACTCGCTCGGCTTCCGCGTGCGGGTGGCGGCGACCATGTTCGACGAGGACCCCGAGGGCGTGGCGGCGCTGCACGCCCGCCTCGACCAGGAGGGCATCGCGGCCGAGGACCGCGTCATCCGCCCGGTCGCGGCCGAGGGGTTCGCGGAGACCGGCATCCACGTCTCCCTGGAGAACCTCGAGCCCGAGCCCACGCTCACCGCCGACGGCGCCTGGTGGCACCCCGTCGCGGTGACCGACCCCCACATGCGCATCGCCGACTCCCCGCTCCCGCTGGCCGAGGTCTTCGGCGTGGTGGAGGACATCCTCGACGTCCAGGGCGCGGCCGCCGCGTCGGGCCG
- a CDS encoding methyltransferase domain-containing protein, which translates to MTTDPQQAPWRPEDATSRRSFWEDAHHGKDVDSVSWWQSVPELSLDLVDRTGVGKDAGVIDVGAGWSTLVDHLVERGFTDVSAVDLSRTALDTVRERIGTAGESVVLEVADVLDLAMGRTYAVWHDRAVFHFLTEEDERDDYRASLDRHVEPGGWAVVATFGPDGPTTCSGLPIVRYTHADLAAEFPGWALVDTSGDDHETPWGTVQQFTAVLLRREG; encoded by the coding sequence GTGACCACGGACCCGCAGCAGGCGCCCTGGCGCCCCGAGGACGCCACCTCCCGACGCTCCTTCTGGGAGGACGCCCACCACGGCAAGGACGTCGACTCGGTCTCCTGGTGGCAGTCGGTGCCCGAGCTCTCGCTCGACCTCGTCGACCGCACCGGCGTCGGCAAGGACGCGGGCGTCATCGACGTCGGCGCCGGGTGGTCGACGCTGGTCGACCACCTCGTCGAGCGCGGCTTCACCGACGTCTCCGCGGTGGACCTCTCGCGCACCGCGCTCGACACCGTGCGCGAGCGCATCGGCACCGCCGGGGAGTCGGTCGTGCTCGAGGTCGCCGACGTCCTCGACCTCGCGATGGGGCGGACGTACGCCGTGTGGCACGACCGGGCGGTCTTCCACTTCCTCACCGAGGAGGACGAGCGCGACGACTACCGCGCCTCCCTCGACCGCCACGTCGAGCCCGGCGGGTGGGCGGTCGTCGCCACCTTCGGCCCCGACGGACCGACGACGTGCAGCGGGCTGCCGATCGTGCGCTACACCCACGCCGACCTGGCCGCCGAGTTCCCCGGGTGGGCGCTGGTCGACACCAGCGGTGACGACCACGAGACGCCCTGGGGCACGGTCCAGCAGTTCACCGCGGTCCTGCTGCGCCGCGAGGGCTGA
- a CDS encoding protein adenylyltransferase SelO family protein produces MTVAPTAVRLDDQFARTLPEMAVPWQAAPAPAPRLLALDEALAAELGLDPAALRTPAGLALLTGTDVPDGARPVAQAYSGHQFGGFVPRLGDGRALLLGELVDRDGRVRDLHLKGSGRTPFARGGDGLAAVGPMLREHVVSTSLHALGVPTTRALAVVATGAPVQRETVLPGAVLARVAASHLRVGSVQYARATDDRDLLRRVADLAIARHHPAAADAEHPHRALYAAVVEAQAQLVAQWMLLGFVHGVLNTDNTTLSGETIDYGPCAFMEAFDPATVFSSIDEGGRYAWGNQPAVIQWNLARLAEALLPLLHDDEQESVAVAQAELGRFPDLYGAAWARGVRAKLGLGRGPADAVVTGLADDLTRLMHQGHVDWTSGWRALVPAAAGDAEPLRGLFLDLAGVDAWLERWRALAPSSEVAAGANPVYVARNHLVEEALAAATGSAESDGEPDLGPLERLVDVLRAPYDERPGLERYAAPAPQDFAAAYRTFCGT; encoded by the coding sequence GTGACCGTCGCCCCCACCGCCGTCAGGCTCGACGACCAGTTCGCCCGGACGCTGCCCGAGATGGCCGTGCCGTGGCAGGCGGCGCCCGCGCCCGCGCCGCGGCTCCTCGCGCTCGACGAGGCGCTGGCCGCCGAGCTCGGCCTCGACCCGGCCGCGCTGCGCACTCCCGCCGGGCTGGCGCTGCTCACCGGCACCGACGTGCCCGACGGCGCCCGGCCGGTCGCGCAGGCCTACTCCGGCCACCAGTTCGGAGGCTTCGTGCCCCGCCTCGGCGACGGCCGTGCGCTGCTGCTCGGCGAGCTCGTCGACCGCGACGGGCGCGTGCGCGACCTGCACCTCAAGGGCTCGGGACGCACCCCCTTCGCCCGCGGCGGCGACGGTCTCGCCGCCGTCGGGCCGATGCTGCGCGAGCACGTGGTCAGCACCTCGCTGCACGCGCTCGGCGTGCCCACCACCCGCGCGCTCGCGGTCGTCGCCACCGGGGCGCCCGTGCAGCGCGAGACCGTGCTGCCGGGGGCGGTCCTGGCCCGCGTCGCCGCGAGCCACCTGCGCGTCGGCAGCGTGCAGTACGCCCGTGCCACGGACGACCGCGACCTGCTGCGCCGCGTCGCCGACCTGGCGATCGCGCGCCACCACCCGGCAGCCGCCGACGCCGAGCACCCCCACCGCGCGCTCTACGCCGCGGTCGTCGAGGCGCAGGCGCAGCTGGTCGCGCAGTGGATGCTGCTCGGCTTCGTGCACGGCGTGCTCAACACCGACAACACGACGCTCTCCGGCGAGACGATCGACTACGGCCCGTGCGCCTTCATGGAGGCCTTCGACCCCGCGACGGTCTTCAGCTCGATCGACGAGGGCGGTCGCTACGCCTGGGGCAACCAGCCGGCGGTGATCCAGTGGAACCTCGCCCGGCTGGCCGAGGCGCTGCTGCCCCTCCTCCACGACGACGAGCAGGAGTCCGTGGCGGTCGCGCAGGCCGAGCTCGGCCGCTTCCCGGACCTCTACGGCGCCGCCTGGGCCCGTGGCGTGCGGGCCAAGCTCGGCCTGGGCCGCGGTCCGGCCGACGCGGTGGTCACCGGCCTGGCCGACGACCTGACCCGGCTGATGCACCAGGGCCACGTCGACTGGACCTCCGGCTGGCGGGCGCTGGTGCCGGCCGCTGCCGGCGACGCCGAGCCGCTGCGCGGGCTCTTCCTCGACCTCGCGGGCGTCGACGCCTGGCTGGAGCGCTGGCGGGCCCTCGCGCCGTCGTCGGAGGTCGCGGCCGGCGCCAACCCCGTGTACGTCGCGCGCAACCACCTCGTCGAGGAGGCCCTCGCCGCGGCGACCGGCTCCGCCGAGAGCGACGGGGAGCCCGACCTCGGCCCGCTCGAGCGCCTCGTCGACGTCCTCCGCGCGCCGTACGACGAGCGGCCCGGCCTGGAGCGCTACGCCGCGCCCGCCCCGCAGGACTTCGCCGCGGCGTACCGCACCTTCTGCGGCACCTGA
- a CDS encoding FMN-binding glutamate synthase family protein, with product MRTLWKAPVAAAGALGAVAAHDLLQRRHAILRNYPVLGHARFLVEKIGPELRQYVVAGNDEERPFTRDQRRWVYASAKLENNYTGFGTDNDLEHGSGNVVVHHRTFARAAPTHGTVGQEARLPAAKVLGGPRGRRHAFRPESVVNVSGMSFGSLSGRAVEAINRGSAMAGCLHGTGEGAVSPHHLHGGDLVFQIGTAYFGCRDDDGRFSLPRLVELCERAPVRAIEVKLSQGAKPGLGGVLPGAKVSREIAETRGVPEGVDCLSPPRHAEFDDVDSMLDFVERVADATGLPVGIKSAVGDMGFWRELAEAMEPRERGVDFVSVDGGEGGTGAAPMVFADSVSLPFRLGFSRVYAEFARRGLHEDVTFVGAGKLGLPDNAVVAFALGADLVAVGREAMLAVGCIQAQKCHTGACPTGVATQNPWLEHGLDPALKADRLANYVRTLRRDLLKVAETCGVEHPALIDPESVEVLDTLADGRLLTEVYGYEPGWGRPSARDVDQVVALMRQVDDGEVEARTEGPPETAERGPATRETDDDRPVL from the coding sequence ATGCGGACCCTCTGGAAGGCCCCCGTCGCGGCAGCCGGCGCCCTCGGCGCGGTCGCCGCGCACGACCTGCTGCAGCGGCGGCACGCGATCCTGCGCAACTACCCGGTGCTCGGCCACGCCCGCTTCCTGGTCGAGAAGATCGGGCCCGAGCTGCGGCAGTACGTCGTGGCCGGCAACGACGAGGAGCGGCCCTTCACCCGCGACCAGCGCCGCTGGGTCTACGCCTCGGCGAAGCTGGAGAACAACTACACCGGCTTCGGCACCGACAACGACCTCGAGCACGGCTCCGGCAACGTCGTGGTGCACCACCGCACCTTCGCGCGGGCGGCGCCCACGCACGGCACGGTCGGCCAGGAGGCCCGGCTGCCGGCGGCCAAGGTGCTCGGCGGGCCGCGCGGGCGGCGCCACGCCTTCCGCCCGGAGTCGGTCGTCAACGTCTCGGGCATGAGCTTCGGCTCGCTGTCGGGCCGCGCGGTCGAGGCGATCAACCGTGGGTCGGCGATGGCGGGCTGCCTGCACGGCACGGGCGAGGGGGCGGTCTCCCCGCACCACCTGCACGGCGGGGACCTCGTCTTCCAGATCGGCACGGCCTACTTCGGCTGCCGCGACGACGACGGCCGCTTCAGCCTGCCGCGGCTCGTCGAGCTGTGCGAGCGGGCCCCGGTGCGGGCGATCGAGGTCAAGCTCAGCCAGGGCGCCAAGCCGGGGCTCGGCGGGGTGCTGCCGGGCGCCAAGGTCTCGCGGGAGATCGCCGAGACCCGCGGCGTACCGGAGGGCGTCGACTGCCTCAGCCCGCCCCGGCACGCGGAGTTCGACGACGTCGACTCGATGCTCGACTTCGTCGAGCGGGTCGCGGACGCCACCGGCCTGCCGGTCGGCATCAAGTCGGCCGTCGGCGACATGGGCTTCTGGCGCGAGCTGGCCGAGGCGATGGAGCCGCGCGAGCGCGGCGTCGACTTCGTCTCGGTCGACGGCGGCGAGGGCGGCACGGGTGCGGCCCCGATGGTCTTCGCCGACTCGGTCTCGCTGCCCTTCCGCCTCGGCTTCTCCCGCGTGTACGCCGAGTTCGCGCGGCGGGGCCTGCACGAGGACGTCACCTTCGTCGGCGCCGGCAAGCTGGGGCTGCCCGACAACGCGGTGGTCGCCTTCGCCCTGGGTGCCGACCTCGTGGCCGTGGGCCGCGAGGCGATGCTCGCCGTCGGCTGCATCCAGGCCCAGAAGTGCCACACCGGTGCCTGCCCCACCGGCGTCGCCACCCAGAACCCGTGGCTCGAGCACGGGCTGGACCCCGCGCTCAAGGCCGACCGGCTCGCCAACTACGTGCGCACGCTGCGCCGCGACCTGCTGAAGGTCGCCGAGACGTGCGGGGTCGAGCACCCGGCCCTCATCGACCCGGAGTCCGTCGAGGTGCTCGACACCCTCGCGGACGGCCGGCTGCTCACCGAGGTCTACGGCTACGAGCCCGGGTGGGGTCGTCCCTCGGCCCGCGACGTCGACCAGGTCGTGGCGCTCATGCGGCAGGTCGACGACGGCGAGGTCGAGGCGCGCACCGAGGGCCCGCCGGAGACCGCCGAGCGCGGCCCCGCCACCCGGGAGACCGACGACGACCGGCCGGTCCTGTGA
- a CDS encoding response regulator, producing the protein MTTRPIRVFLLDDHEVVRQGLRTLLEAAGDIEVVGEAGLAADAIARIPALRPDVAVLDARLPDGSGIDVCREVRSLDPSIHALVLTSYDDDTALFAAIMAGASGYVLKQVSGPSLVESLRRVAEGQSLIDPALMAKVLDRVRHGDQAEQPELADLTEREREILALIAEGMTNRQIGEQLFLAEKTVKNYVSSLLAKLGLERRTQAAVLAAKLLG; encoded by the coding sequence ATGACCACGCGCCCGATCCGCGTCTTCCTGCTCGACGACCACGAGGTGGTGCGCCAGGGCCTGCGCACGCTGCTGGAGGCGGCGGGCGACATCGAGGTCGTGGGCGAGGCCGGGCTGGCGGCCGACGCGATCGCCCGCATCCCGGCGCTGCGCCCCGACGTGGCCGTGCTCGACGCCCGCCTGCCCGACGGCAGCGGCATCGACGTGTGCCGCGAGGTGCGCTCCCTTGACCCGTCGATCCACGCGCTCGTCCTCACGTCCTACGACGACGACACCGCGCTCTTCGCCGCGATCATGGCCGGCGCCAGCGGTTACGTCCTCAAGCAGGTGAGCGGGCCGAGCCTGGTCGAGTCGCTGCGTCGGGTGGCCGAGGGCCAGTCGCTCATCGACCCCGCCCTCATGGCCAAGGTGCTCGACCGCGTGCGCCACGGCGACCAGGCCGAGCAGCCGGAGCTGGCCGACCTCACCGAGCGCGAGCGCGAGATCCTCGCCCTCATCGCCGAGGGCATGACCAACCGGCAGATCGGCGAGCAGCTCTTCCTCGCCGAGAAGACGGTGAAGAACTACGTCTCCAGCCTGCTGGCCAAGCTCGGCCTCGAGCGCCGCACCCAGGCGGCGGTGCTGGCCGCGAAGCTCCTCGGCTGA
- a CDS encoding GAF domain-containing protein produces the protein MGEQGQREETTGADPVVTDGATQSLLEAVIGLGESLEVDRVLDRIVATACALTGARYGALGVIGPSGGISSFITHGIPVEAHARIGPLPTGRGLLGQLIADPRPLRLEHLQTHASSYGFPAHHPRMTTFLGVPVRIRGTVFGNLYLTEKAGGVDFDEQDEELVQGLASAAGFVVDNARAYAVSERQRRWLEEVALLTAEVRPEVPLRTALAAVVAGVRRVAQAPGAAVLVASDEGSPTQLVADGPGAQVITELVDGRSGLVSRALGGEELLVPAGDGVSALLVPMRTHLVRDSVLVVLTEESAAPALPPGHDLVRSFADQAALALDRAEGVRDRQEMAILTDRERIARDLHDVVIQRLFAAGLQVQSTLSQGAARDPESTDAVLRRLVAELDTTISDIRSTIFDLQASHAGSLRSEVQGIVRDYGRVLGWTPAVRSSGPVDSLASPTLTEQTAAVVREALSNVARHSGASEAWVELHATADRLEVEIGDDGAGLPSGRRESGLANLRERARRLGGDLELVCPPDGGTRVVWRVPIA, from the coding sequence GTGGGCGAGCAGGGGCAGCGCGAGGAGACCACGGGTGCGGACCCGGTCGTGACCGACGGCGCGACGCAGTCGTTGCTCGAGGCGGTCATCGGGCTCGGCGAGAGCCTCGAGGTCGACCGGGTGCTGGACCGCATCGTGGCCACGGCCTGCGCGCTCACCGGTGCCCGCTACGGCGCGCTCGGCGTCATCGGGCCCTCCGGCGGCATCTCCTCCTTCATCACCCACGGCATCCCCGTCGAGGCGCACGCCCGCATCGGCCCGCTGCCGACCGGGCGCGGGCTGCTGGGCCAGCTGATCGCCGACCCGCGGCCGCTGCGCCTCGAGCACCTGCAGACGCACGCCTCCTCCTACGGCTTCCCGGCGCACCACCCGCGCATGACCACCTTCCTCGGCGTGCCCGTGCGCATCCGCGGCACCGTCTTCGGCAACCTCTACCTCACCGAGAAGGCGGGGGGCGTCGACTTCGACGAGCAGGACGAGGAGCTGGTGCAGGGCCTCGCGTCGGCCGCGGGCTTCGTCGTCGACAACGCGCGGGCCTACGCCGTGAGCGAGCGGCAGCGCCGCTGGCTCGAGGAGGTCGCGCTGCTCACCGCGGAGGTGCGTCCGGAGGTGCCCCTCCGCACGGCGCTCGCGGCGGTGGTGGCCGGCGTACGCCGGGTGGCGCAGGCGCCGGGAGCCGCGGTGCTGGTCGCCTCCGACGAGGGCTCTCCGACACAGCTGGTGGCCGACGGCCCGGGGGCGCAGGTCATCACCGAGCTGGTCGACGGCCGCTCGGGCCTCGTCTCGCGCGCCCTCGGCGGCGAGGAGCTGCTGGTGCCCGCGGGCGACGGGGTGTCGGCCCTGCTGGTGCCGATGCGCACCCACCTCGTGCGCGACTCCGTGCTCGTGGTGCTGACCGAGGAGTCGGCAGCCCCGGCGCTGCCGCCCGGGCACGATCTGGTGCGCAGCTTCGCCGACCAGGCCGCGCTCGCGCTCGACCGGGCCGAGGGCGTGCGCGACCGCCAGGAGATGGCGATCCTCACCGACCGCGAGCGGATCGCCCGCGACCTGCACGACGTGGTGATCCAGCGGCTCTTCGCCGCCGGGCTGCAGGTGCAGTCGACGCTGTCGCAGGGCGCCGCCCGCGACCCCGAGTCCACCGACGCCGTGCTGCGCCGCCTCGTGGCCGAGCTCGACACCACGATCTCCGACATCCGCTCCACGATCTTCGACCTGCAGGCCAGCCACGCGGGGTCGTTGCGCAGCGAGGTGCAGGGCATCGTGCGCGACTACGGCCGCGTGCTGGGCTGGACGCCGGCCGTGCGCTCGTCGGGCCCGGTCGACTCGCTGGCCTCGCCCACCCTCACCGAGCAGACCGCTGCCGTCGTGCGCGAGGCGTTGTCCAACGTCGCGCGCCACAGCGGCGCCAGCGAGGCGTGGGTGGAGCTGCACGCCACCGCCGACCGCCTCGAGGTCGAGATCGGCGACGACGGCGCCGGCCTGCCGAGCGGGCGCCGCGAGAGCGGCCTGGCCAACCTGCGCGAGCGGGCCCGGCGCCTCGGCGGCGACCTCGAGCTGGTGTGCCCACCCGACGGCGGCACCCGCGTCGTGTGGCGGGTGCCGATCGCCTGA
- a CDS encoding enoyl-CoA hydratase-related protein encodes MSVHVHRDGPVTTVTLDRPDVRNAVDGPTAAALADAFRAFDADDEAAVAVLTGAGGTF; translated from the coding sequence GTGAGCGTCCACGTGCACCGCGACGGCCCCGTCACCACCGTGACCCTCGACCGCCCCGACGTGCGCAACGCCGTCGACGGCCCGACCGCGGCCGCGCTCGCCGACGCCTTCCGGGCCTTCGACGCCGACGACGAGGCGGCCGTCGCCGTGCTCACCGGCGCGGGCGGCACCTTCTGA